A segment of the Nostoc sp. TCL26-01 genome:
TAGCTATGGTATCCCATGAATTTAGGACTCCAATGACGACAATTCGTACAGGTTTAGACCTGTTAGAACAGGGTTATGAAACTTTGCCAAAAGAGCGTCGAGCCAAATATTTTGACCGGATATATTATGCTATTAATCAAATGATTCAGCTTTTAGATGAAGTGTTATTTTTAAGTAAATCTGAGGCAGAAAAACTAAATTTTAACCCTAAGCTTGTGAATTTAGAAACCTTCTGTAATGAATTAGTAGAAATTTTTAAATTTGGCATGGGTAACCAACACAATATTATCTTTAATTCGGTAGGGGATATTACTTTAGCCACAATGGATGAAGATTTAATTAATTGTATCTTAACGAATTTATTATCTAATGCTGTTAAATACTCTCCCCAACAGAGTAATATTTACTTTGATGTGATTTGCCAGGATGACATAGTAACTTTTCGGATTCAAGACCAAGGCAGAGGTATTCCCCTCAAAGATCAACCAAATTTATTTCAGACTTTCTATCGTGCAACTAATGTAGGTAAAATTCAAGGTACGGGCTTAGGACTAAGCATTGTCAAACAATGTGTAGATATTCATCAAGGTCAAATTGATGTCGAAAGTCAACAAGATGTGGGAACAACAGTAACAGTAACTTTACCTTTACATAGTGTATCTAAATAGGGCT
Coding sequences within it:
- a CDS encoding ATP-binding protein, yielding MDKTTIHILLVEDSPTDAKLLRQVFLRTGEDKWQMSHVELLSEAIDICQASPQLSPIKNDAIATIELQKFDVVLLDLHLPDATGLDTLKAYRAAIPDIPVVVLTGLDDEDLALQALAQGAQDYLVKDQITMQRLVCAIRYAIEREEILHKLRESEERSRQALLKEQELNELKSNFVAMVSHEFRTPMTTIRTGLDLLEQGYETLPKERRAKYFDRIYYAINQMIQLLDEVLFLSKSEAEKLNFNPKLVNLETFCNELVEIFKFGMGNQHNIIFNSVGDITLATMDEDLINCILTNLLSNAVKYSPQQSNIYFDVICQDDIVTFRIQDQGRGIPLKDQPNLFQTFYRATNVGKIQGTGLGLSIVKQCVDIHQGQIDVESQQDVGTTVTVTLPLHSVSK